A genome region from Thermoanaerobacterium xylanolyticum LX-11 includes the following:
- the scfA gene encoding six-cysteine ranthipeptide SCIFF — translation MRHIVTINRTSLKDSLKKPGCGECQASCQSACKTSCTVANQECQN, via the coding sequence ATGAGACATATTGTAACAATCAACAGAACATCATTGAAAGATAGCCTGAAAAAACCTGGCTGTGGAGAATGTCAGGCATCATGCCAATCTGCTTGCAAGACTTCGTGCACTGTTGCAAATCAGGAGTGCCAAAATTAA